In the Bradyrhizobium guangzhouense genome, one interval contains:
- a CDS encoding amino acid ABC transporter substrate-binding protein codes for MMRKMVIAAGVLAASTVIAQAATLDTVKSRGTLVCGVSAGFAGFSAPDSQGNYKGLDVDYCRALAAGVLGDPNKVRYVSLTAQNRFTALQSGEIDVLYRNSTQTYLRGVTLGLRQGPINFYDGQGFVVKKDLGVKDIKDLKGATVCVAQGTTHEVTLGDYGRANGIDWKPLVFDRVDTMYQTFFGGRCDAMTQDASALAGAVTTAAPNPADYVVLPQTISKEPLGPFTRNGDEVWSDIVTWLHYGLIEAEELGVTQANVDEMTKSQAPAVQRLLGASGDLGSRLGLDNKWLVTVLKATGNYGEIYERNVGKASPLKLERGLNGLWTKGGLMYAVPFK; via the coding sequence CAAGAGCCGCGGCACGCTGGTGTGCGGCGTCAGCGCCGGTTTCGCCGGATTCTCGGCACCGGACTCGCAGGGCAATTACAAGGGCCTCGACGTCGATTACTGTCGTGCACTCGCAGCCGGCGTGCTCGGCGACCCCAACAAGGTGCGCTACGTCTCGCTGACGGCGCAGAACCGCTTCACTGCGCTGCAGTCGGGCGAGATTGACGTGCTCTATCGCAATTCGACGCAGACATATTTGCGCGGCGTCACGCTCGGTTTGCGCCAGGGCCCGATCAACTTCTACGACGGCCAGGGATTTGTCGTGAAGAAAGACCTCGGCGTCAAGGACATCAAGGACCTCAAAGGCGCCACCGTCTGCGTAGCGCAGGGCACTACGCACGAAGTCACGCTCGGCGATTACGGCCGCGCCAATGGCATCGACTGGAAGCCGCTGGTGTTCGACCGCGTCGATACCATGTACCAGACCTTCTTCGGCGGCCGCTGCGACGCCATGACCCAGGACGCCTCGGCGCTCGCCGGAGCCGTGACGACCGCGGCGCCGAACCCCGCCGATTACGTCGTGCTGCCGCAGACCATCAGCAAGGAGCCGCTCGGCCCCTTCACCCGCAACGGCGACGAAGTCTGGAGCGATATCGTCACCTGGCTGCACTACGGCCTGATCGAAGCCGAAGAGCTCGGCGTGACCCAGGCCAATGTCGACGAGATGACGAAGTCGCAGGCGCCCGCCGTCCAGCGGCTGTTAGGGGCCTCCGGCGACCTCGGCTCGCGGCTTGGGCTGGACAACAAATGGCTGGTCACGGTGCTCAAGGCCACCGGCAATTACGGTGAGATCTACGAGCGCAACGTCGGCAAGGCGAGCCCGCTCAAGCTCGAGCGTGGCCTCAACGGCCTCTGGACCAAGGGCGGCTTGATGTACGCGGTGCCGTTCAAATAG
- a CDS encoding aspartate/glutamate racemase family protein, whose translation MTTPMRIALIHALKHSIAPIEAAFALAWPEARLMNLLDDSLSADLARDGKLNDAMTDRFLALGDYAVATGANAILFTCSAFGPCIEAVARAHAPMPVLKPNEAMIERAVTMGKKIGLLSTFPPTLVSMPPEFPASVQIVPKLAEGALAALDRGDRATHDRLIVEASKDLRDCDVIALAQFSIASSAPLVAQATGRPVVTTPDSAVDKLMGLLKAKA comes from the coding sequence ATGACCACACCCATGCGCATCGCCCTGATCCACGCCCTTAAACACTCCATCGCCCCGATCGAGGCGGCGTTCGCGCTCGCCTGGCCGGAGGCGCGGCTGATGAACCTGCTCGACGACAGTCTGTCGGCGGATCTGGCGCGTGACGGCAAGCTCAACGACGCCATGACCGATCGCTTCCTTGCGCTCGGCGACTATGCAGTCGCGACGGGAGCGAACGCGATCCTGTTCACCTGCTCGGCCTTCGGCCCCTGCATCGAGGCCGTCGCCCGCGCTCATGCGCCGATGCCGGTGCTCAAGCCGAATGAAGCCATGATCGAACGGGCCGTGACGATGGGCAAAAAAATCGGCCTGCTCTCGACCTTTCCACCGACGCTGGTGTCGATGCCGCCGGAGTTTCCGGCGTCCGTCCAGATCGTGCCGAAACTCGCCGAGGGCGCGCTGGCCGCACTCGATCGCGGCGACCGCGCCACCCACGACCGGTTGATCGTCGAAGCGTCGAAGGATCTGCGCGATTGCGACGTCATTGCGCTGGCTCAGTTCAGCATCGCGTCATCAGCACCGCTGGTCGCGCAAGCCACCGGCCGTCCGGTCGTGACGACGCCGGACAGCGCGGTTGACAAGCTGATGGGACTGCTGAAGGCGAAGGCCTAA
- a CDS encoding TetR/AcrR family transcriptional regulator, protein MRSQLARKPENTYHHGDLRDALIKAALREAERGGAEAISIKALAKQLGVSQPAPYRHFADREALLTAATAEAFRQFSAMLREAMIKPSKQSKLSRLAQATLDFGLRRNGVYRLMFASRTVSCAAKGSELHEATRETFALVIEALEAPAVGYLRERQALKIWAALHGVVMLAEQGLFTGEAAHATREELVEDFVNETKAALAVAIKDAQRRKKAGA, encoded by the coding sequence ATGCGATCACAACTCGCCCGCAAGCCCGAGAACACCTACCACCATGGCGATCTCCGTGACGCCCTGATCAAGGCCGCGTTGCGCGAGGCGGAGCGGGGCGGGGCGGAAGCGATCAGCATCAAGGCCCTGGCAAAGCAGCTCGGCGTCTCGCAGCCGGCGCCCTACCGCCATTTTGCCGACCGCGAGGCGTTGCTGACCGCGGCGACGGCAGAGGCGTTCCGGCAGTTCAGCGCGATGTTGCGCGAAGCCATGATCAAGCCCTCGAAGCAATCGAAATTGTCACGGCTGGCGCAGGCGACGCTCGACTTCGGTCTGCGCCGTAACGGTGTCTACCGCTTGATGTTCGCGTCCCGCACCGTCTCATGCGCGGCCAAGGGCAGCGAGCTGCACGAGGCCACGCGGGAGACTTTTGCGCTCGTGATCGAAGCGCTGGAGGCGCCCGCGGTCGGCTATTTGCGCGAGCGTCAGGCCCTCAAGATCTGGGCGGCGTTGCATGGCGTGGTGATGCTGGCCGAGCAGGGCCTGTTCACCGGCGAGGCGGCGCATGCCACGCGCGAGGAGCTGGTTGAAGATTTCGTCAACGAGACGAAGGCGGCGCTCGCCGTTGCGATCAAGGACGCGCAGCGCCGCAAGAAGGCAGGCGCTTAG
- a CDS encoding ferredoxin, with protein MAARLKVHVDPDKCQGHARCKALAPELFELDEYGNAHEAGDGTVPPGLEDKAWLAKSNCPEIAIDVIEE; from the coding sequence ATGGCAGCGCGACTGAAAGTTCACGTCGATCCCGACAAATGCCAGGGCCACGCGCGCTGCAAGGCGCTGGCACCGGAGCTGTTCGAGCTCGACGAATACGGCAACGCCCACGAGGCCGGAGACGGCACGGTTCCGCCGGGCCTCGAGGACAAGGCGTGGCTTGCCAAATCCAATTGCCCGGAAATCGCGATCGATGTGATCGAGGAGTAG